In the genome of Croceimicrobium hydrocarbonivorans, one region contains:
- a CDS encoding tetratricopeptide repeat protein: protein MFRAVILVLANLLIAQFSLAQGLSLREKTQAMVKAKGLSEGIKYYENLSLKEPKNLDWKKEWAFLLTMHNTEEALTKADSILNSILSIDSLCSVCWQLKGEIEFDRANYSVALGFTEKSLVHEETKADAHFLRSKVYASLNETWKSKHEMDAALRLKPEESKYHLGKGIIELGSGFTASALTCFKRAMELDSSQFAAPYLMGRCYLNMGLISEAIEGFQQAIRLDSTEATAYYYLAGALERNNQFEASFDAVSKAILLDPEKSEYLFHRAWIRYRLEDTEGSCTDYNLLIAKFSDSDLEMDSLVVLDAIIQVAGYCDSSLPAYYYQRGIAEFNLKNYTKALTWYDKGLHKFPGEPNTLSFKANALLVLERYPEAVEYYKEYFNSQEDLSAEYRASLKYRGGTEKDLEVIINNMIPSNRNSLAEAYLHLGDMDNAKEQIALGLEKEWSLEPMIAAVLHTTKGRIFYQENELAKAKYEFEKALNLFPQLSQTHLYLALLKLEQSQKVKISQSSISFESKEQPFSLTWFDNANSKEEASKDLLSSAIGDCSRALLADPTNGQAYYLKAQIKILLGDEDFCYDLLSAEQLGVQIKDSERKKCIE, encoded by the coding sequence ATGTTTCGAGCGGTAATATTAGTCTTGGCAAACCTCCTGATAGCTCAATTCTCTTTGGCTCAGGGTTTAAGCTTACGGGAAAAGACCCAGGCCATGGTGAAAGCAAAGGGCCTGAGTGAAGGAATTAAGTATTATGAGAATCTTTCGCTTAAAGAACCCAAAAACCTAGATTGGAAGAAGGAATGGGCTTTTTTGCTGACAATGCATAATACAGAGGAAGCTTTAACCAAGGCAGATTCGATTCTGAACTCAATTCTTTCAATAGATAGCCTTTGTTCCGTATGCTGGCAGCTGAAGGGGGAGATAGAATTTGATCGCGCTAATTACAGTGTTGCTTTGGGCTTTACAGAAAAAAGTCTGGTGCACGAAGAGACCAAGGCAGATGCTCATTTTTTAAGGAGTAAGGTTTATGCCAGTTTGAATGAGACTTGGAAGTCAAAACACGAGATGGATGCCGCTTTAAGGCTTAAACCTGAAGAGTCGAAGTATCATTTAGGCAAGGGGATTATTGAATTGGGTTCTGGCTTTACAGCCTCAGCCCTTACTTGTTTTAAGCGAGCCATGGAATTGGATTCGAGCCAATTTGCAGCTCCTTATTTAATGGGGCGTTGCTATTTGAATATGGGTCTAATATCTGAGGCTATAGAAGGCTTTCAGCAAGCAATTAGATTAGATAGTACTGAAGCGACTGCTTATTATTATCTGGCAGGTGCATTGGAGCGCAACAATCAATTTGAGGCATCCTTTGATGCGGTGTCGAAGGCAATTCTACTTGACCCGGAAAAGTCTGAGTATCTGTTTCACAGGGCTTGGATTCGTTACAGGCTCGAGGATACAGAAGGTTCTTGTACAGATTATAATTTACTGATTGCAAAATTCAGTGATAGTGATCTTGAGATGGATAGCCTTGTGGTGCTAGATGCCATAATTCAAGTGGCAGGATATTGCGATAGCAGCTTGCCTGCATACTATTATCAAAGGGGGATCGCTGAGTTCAATCTTAAGAATTATACAAAGGCCTTGACTTGGTACGATAAGGGTTTGCATAAATTTCCTGGAGAGCCCAATACCTTAAGCTTTAAAGCAAATGCCCTTTTGGTTCTTGAAAGATATCCGGAGGCGGTGGAATATTATAAGGAGTATTTCAATTCTCAAGAGGACTTATCTGCAGAGTATAGAGCGTCTTTGAAATATCGAGGAGGTACTGAAAAAGATCTGGAGGTCATTATTAATAATATGATCCCTTCAAATCGCAATAGTTTGGCCGAAGCCTATTTGCATTTGGGGGATATGGATAATGCTAAGGAGCAGATTGCTTTAGGTTTGGAAAAGGAGTGGAGCTTAGAACCTATGATTGCCGCTGTATTGCACACTACAAAGGGTCGGATTTTCTATCAGGAAAATGAATTGGCAAAAGCTAAGTATGAATTTGAGAAGGCTTTGAATTTATTTCCTCAATTGTCACAAACGCATTTGTATCTCGCTCTTTTGAAATTGGAGCAAAGTCAAAAAGTTAAGATTAGTCAATCTTCAATTTCCTTCGAAAGCAAGGAACAGCCATTTTCTCTTACTTGGTTCGATAATGCGAATAGTAAGGAAGAAGCATCCAAAGACTTGCTTAGTAGTGCAATTGGAGATTGTAGTCGCGCACTTTTAGCTGACCCGACCAATGGGCAAGCCTATTATTTAAAAGCACAAATTAAGATCCTCTTGGGGGATGAGGATTTTTGTTATGATTTGCTAAGCGCTGAGCAATTGGGGGTGCAAATCAAGGATAGTGAACGTAAAAAATGCATTGAGTAA
- a CDS encoding metallophosphoesterase, producing MLFRILIPVLLMSVVDIYAYQAVRTLTKDQVWGRYLYWGLSIAFLVLLVLVIINFDRSAGPQHPLFKIFMGSFVLLFVPKLIISAPLLLEDIVRIIVGISGKIISSSEGGPFMPSRRKFVSQMALALAAIPFAGILHGIFKGKYNYRVIKKTLFFPDLPDAFDGFRLTQISDVHSGSFDNPEKIAYGINLINQQRSDLILFTGDLVNNVADEMEPWKEVFSTLNAPMGKYSILGNHDYGDYVNWPSAEAKAANMQKLYRTHADIGFDLLRNENRVIEKDGERIRLVGVENWGKGFAQHGDLELALQDTSEQEFHILMSHDPSHFDEVVKKHPKKMSLTLSGHTHGMQFGIEIPGVFRWSPVKYRYPKWAGLYEDAGRYLYVNRGFGFLAFPGRVGIWPEITVLELRKGEANA from the coding sequence GTGCTCTTTCGAATTTTAATCCCCGTGCTCCTCATGAGCGTGGTTGATATTTACGCCTATCAGGCGGTGCGAACCCTTACTAAAGATCAAGTTTGGGGGCGTTATTTATACTGGGGTCTCTCTATTGCCTTTTTGGTTCTGCTGGTTTTGGTGATCATCAATTTCGATCGTTCTGCCGGGCCGCAACATCCCCTTTTCAAAATTTTCATGGGCAGCTTTGTGCTGCTCTTTGTACCCAAATTAATTATTAGCGCACCACTCCTTCTGGAGGATATTGTACGCATAATTGTGGGCATTAGCGGCAAGATTATCAGCTCCAGCGAAGGCGGTCCGTTTATGCCCTCGCGCCGAAAATTTGTAAGTCAAATGGCGCTTGCCCTAGCCGCCATCCCTTTTGCCGGGATCTTACACGGCATCTTTAAAGGCAAATACAATTATCGGGTTATTAAGAAGACCCTCTTCTTTCCGGATTTACCGGATGCCTTTGACGGCTTCCGCCTGACGCAGATCTCGGATGTGCATAGCGGTAGTTTCGATAATCCTGAAAAGATTGCCTATGGGATAAACCTCATCAACCAGCAGCGAAGTGACCTCATTCTATTCACCGGAGATTTGGTTAATAATGTGGCAGATGAAATGGAGCCCTGGAAAGAGGTTTTCTCCACTTTAAATGCACCCATGGGTAAATACTCTATTCTGGGAAATCACGATTATGGCGATTATGTAAACTGGCCTTCCGCGGAAGCTAAAGCGGCTAATATGCAAAAGCTCTATCGGACCCATGCTGATATTGGCTTTGATTTACTTCGCAATGAAAATCGCGTGATCGAAAAGGATGGGGAGCGTATCCGCCTGGTAGGAGTTGAAAACTGGGGTAAGGGTTTTGCCCAGCATGGCGACTTGGAACTGGCCCTGCAAGACACTTCAGAACAGGAATTTCACATCCTAATGTCGCATGATCCCTCCCATTTTGATGAAGTAGTGAAAAAGCACCCTAAGAAAATGTCCCTCACCTTAAGTGGTCATACCCATGGTATGCAATTCGGAATTGAGATTCCGGGGGTCTTCCGCTGGAGTCCGGTGAAATACCGCTACCCAAAATGGGCGGGCCTCTATGAAGATGCCGGTCGCTACCTCTATGTAAATCGTGGTTTTGGTTTCCTGGCCTTCCCCGGAAGGGTAGGTATTTGGCCTGAAATTACCGTATTGGAGTTACGAAAAGGTGAAGCCAACGCCTGA
- a CDS encoding HmuY family protein encodes METRLKAFFAAVLLFSLVACEPEEELRPGLFVSDQIGQMDMVSADGIDYQYEAYFDLSSNSMKAKNRRDAWDLAFSADPQNPNIYVNSAQFMRVAATGTLNFDSVYTATDFDFEFERVYRFYQRGWMCEALKDPKGQVFLIDRGQDLQGRKRGYFKLQIQAYSNGTYQLRFANLDGANSQLLNVETQADYNYQFLSLANPDSLLSLEPPKDEWDLHVCKYMERLWDGSDTLDYSVTGVLINSKSALAYRDTLLSADSTLSFGDIQASDIQHHQLKPKTEAIGHEWKYYDLDEGTYLVRNRWIYFIEDAEGTIYRLRFIGFYGAEGQKGNVSFEYLPLE; translated from the coding sequence ATGGAAACTCGATTAAAAGCATTTTTTGCCGCAGTTCTGCTCTTTTCTCTCGTGGCTTGTGAGCCGGAGGAAGAATTGCGACCCGGACTTTTTGTGAGCGATCAAATTGGTCAGATGGATATGGTTTCGGCTGATGGCATCGATTACCAATATGAGGCATATTTTGATTTGAGTAGCAATAGCATGAAGGCTAAAAACCGGCGCGATGCTTGGGATTTGGCTTTTTCGGCCGATCCGCAAAACCCCAATATCTATGTGAACTCAGCGCAGTTTATGCGCGTGGCGGCCACCGGAACTCTGAATTTTGACTCTGTTTATACGGCCACTGACTTCGACTTTGAATTTGAAAGAGTCTATCGTTTTTATCAGCGTGGCTGGATGTGCGAAGCCTTGAAGGATCCCAAAGGGCAGGTGTTTTTAATTGATCGTGGACAGGATTTGCAGGGTCGTAAGCGCGGATATTTCAAGCTACAAATTCAAGCCTATTCAAATGGTACCTATCAATTGCGCTTTGCCAATTTGGATGGAGCCAATTCGCAGTTGCTCAATGTGGAAACCCAAGCAGATTATAATTATCAGTTTCTCAGCTTGGCGAATCCAGATAGCTTATTGAGCTTGGAGCCTCCCAAGGATGAATGGGACCTGCATGTATGCAAGTATATGGAGCGCCTTTGGGATGGTAGCGACACCTTAGATTATTCGGTAACCGGCGTATTGATCAATTCAAAATCCGCTCTGGCTTATCGCGATACTTTATTGAGTGCTGATTCTACCTTGAGTTTTGGCGATATCCAGGCTAGCGATATTCAACATCATCAGCTCAAGCCTAAAACGGAAGCCATTGGCCATGAATGGAAGTACTACGATCTGGATGAAGGTACCTATCTGGTTCGCAATCGTTGGATCTACTTTATCGAAGATGCAGAAGGCACCATTTATCGCTTGCGCTTTATTGGCTTCTATGGTGCCGAAGGACAAAAAGGTAATGTGAGCTTTGAGTATTTGCCTTTGGAGTAA
- the polA gene encoding DNA polymerase I — translation MSDSKPTLYLLDAYALIYRAYFAFVNNPRISSKGLDTSAIFGFTVTLLEILEKKNPSHIAIVYDTAQPTVRHIEYPEYKAQRDETPEGIKVAFPYIRQVAEAFRIPFLGVDGYEADDVIGTLAKQAEEKGYEVYMMTPDKDFGQLVSENIFMYRPGRSGNPPEIWGVPEVCEKFDIDTVDQIVDYLGMMGDAVDNIPGIPGVGPKTASKLLKQYGSMEGMYEHADEIKGKLGEKIRDNQEQALLSKKLARIIIDVPIEFHEGDFKKDPADEELIKELFSELEFRTLSKRVLGESISPSASAPKAKAKADSSGQTDLFAQVPTEQPESDAGDGPRNLSNTEHLYQLVTHPKERKELLANLLKQTAVCFDTETTSIDVREAELVGLALSYQPGFAYYVHLPEGEQQAIIDEFRPFFENEEIEKIGQNLKYDISVLSNYNIEVKGPIFDTMLAHYLINPDMRHNMDIMAETYLAYETQSIEELIGKKGKNQKTMRQVEPEKVAEYAGEDADITLQLAAIFKEKLGDDSTAKVLKDIETPLVKVLSHMEMEGINLDREALKKLSDELAEDILRLDKEIHDLAGNSEFNIASPKQLGDVLFAEMKLLDKPKKTKSGQYSTSEDILQELAGEHEIAQKILDYRQSVKLKSTYVDALPEMVSPITHRLHTSFNQAVAATGRLSSNNPNLQNIPIRTERGKEVRKAFIPRDDNHVILAADYSQIELRLIAELSEEKTMMEAFINGEDIHAATAAKVFGVSLEDVTREMRSNAKTVNFGIIYGVSAFGLSQQTSLSRGEASDIIKSYFRTYPGIQDYIESQKELARQQGYVETMLGRRRYLKDINSRNAVVRGHAERNAVNAPIQGSAADIIKIAMIKIDAALKDYKTRMLLQVHDELVFDAPKEELETVTPIITDLMQNAIETKVPLVVESGYGANWLEAH, via the coding sequence ATGTCTGATTCTAAGCCTACCCTCTATTTACTGGATGCCTATGCCTTGATTTACCGGGCCTATTTTGCCTTTGTAAACAATCCCCGCATCAGCTCTAAGGGTTTGGATACCTCTGCAATCTTCGGTTTTACCGTTACCCTGCTCGAGATTCTCGAAAAGAAAAATCCATCGCATATCGCCATTGTTTACGATACCGCACAACCTACCGTACGCCATATTGAATATCCTGAGTACAAAGCACAACGCGATGAAACTCCGGAAGGTATTAAAGTGGCCTTTCCTTATATCCGTCAGGTAGCGGAGGCTTTTCGTATTCCCTTTTTAGGGGTTGATGGCTATGAGGCTGATGATGTTATTGGCACCCTAGCTAAGCAAGCCGAAGAAAAGGGTTATGAGGTGTATATGATGACACCCGATAAGGATTTCGGACAATTGGTCTCGGAAAACATCTTTATGTACCGTCCCGGTCGCAGTGGAAACCCTCCCGAAATATGGGGCGTGCCCGAAGTATGTGAGAAGTTTGATATTGATACTGTCGATCAGATTGTTGACTACCTCGGCATGATGGGCGATGCAGTAGATAATATTCCGGGTATCCCAGGGGTTGGCCCCAAAACCGCTTCCAAGCTTTTGAAGCAGTATGGAAGTATGGAAGGTATGTATGAGCATGCCGATGAAATCAAAGGGAAATTAGGGGAGAAGATTCGCGATAATCAGGAGCAGGCCTTGCTTTCGAAAAAGTTAGCCCGCATTATTATTGATGTGCCGATCGAATTTCATGAAGGCGATTTCAAGAAAGATCCGGCGGATGAAGAGCTCATCAAGGAGCTTTTTAGTGAATTGGAATTTCGTACTCTTTCCAAAAGGGTTTTAGGTGAAAGCATCAGCCCTAGCGCATCAGCCCCAAAGGCAAAAGCGAAAGCGGATAGCAGTGGTCAAACCGATTTGTTCGCCCAGGTGCCCACCGAACAACCTGAGTCGGATGCAGGTGATGGTCCTCGGAATTTATCCAATACGGAACATTTGTACCAATTAGTAACACATCCCAAAGAGCGGAAGGAATTGCTAGCCAATCTGCTTAAGCAAACAGCAGTATGTTTTGATACCGAAACTACTTCCATTGATGTGCGGGAAGCCGAACTGGTGGGATTAGCCCTGAGCTATCAACCTGGCTTTGCCTATTATGTGCATCTGCCGGAAGGCGAACAACAAGCAATTATAGATGAGTTTCGACCCTTCTTTGAGAACGAAGAAATTGAGAAGATTGGTCAGAATTTGAAATACGATATTTCCGTTTTATCCAATTACAATATTGAGGTGAAAGGCCCCATTTTCGATACCATGTTGGCGCATTATCTCATTAATCCGGATATGCGTCATAATATGGATATCATGGCCGAAACCTATTTGGCTTATGAAACCCAATCGATCGAAGAGTTGATCGGGAAGAAGGGTAAGAATCAGAAGACCATGCGCCAGGTGGAGCCCGAGAAGGTGGCCGAATATGCCGGTGAGGATGCGGATATTACCCTGCAATTAGCCGCAATTTTTAAGGAGAAATTGGGTGATGATTCTACGGCCAAAGTATTAAAGGATATCGAAACGCCTTTGGTAAAGGTGCTTTCTCATATGGAGATGGAAGGCATAAACCTGGATCGGGAAGCACTTAAAAAACTCTCGGATGAATTAGCGGAAGATATCCTCCGTTTGGATAAGGAGATTCACGATTTGGCCGGCAATAGCGAGTTTAATATTGCTTCTCCCAAGCAATTGGGCGATGTGCTCTTTGCCGAAATGAAATTGCTGGATAAGCCTAAGAAAACAAAATCCGGACAGTATTCTACTTCGGAAGATATCCTGCAGGAATTGGCCGGGGAGCATGAGATAGCCCAGAAGATTTTGGATTATCGTCAGAGTGTAAAACTGAAAAGCACCTATGTAGATGCGCTGCCCGAAATGGTGAGTCCGATAACCCATCGCTTGCATACCAGCTTTAATCAGGCGGTGGCGGCTACCGGTCGATTGAGTAGCAATAATCCCAATTTGCAAAATATTCCTATCCGCACCGAAAGAGGTAAAGAGGTTCGTAAGGCCTTTATTCCTCGTGATGACAATCATGTGATTTTAGCGGCGGATTACAGTCAGATAGAACTGCGCTTAATAGCCGAATTGAGTGAGGAGAAAACCATGATGGAGGCTTTCATCAATGGGGAAGACATTCATGCGGCTACGGCGGCCAAAGTCTTTGGGGTATCCCTGGAGGATGTTACTCGCGAAATGCGAAGTAATGCCAAAACGGTGAATTTCGGAATCATCTATGGTGTAAGTGCCTTTGGCTTAAGTCAGCAAACCAGTTTAAGTCGCGGCGAAGCTTCGGATATTATTAAATCCTATTTCCGCACTTATCCCGGCATTCAGGATTATATCGAATCTCAAAAGGAATTGGCGCGTCAGCAAGGATATGTAGAAACCATGCTGGGTCGTCGTCGCTATTTAAAGGATATCAATAGTCGTAATGCGGTGGTGCGTGGTCATGCGGAACGCAATGCGGTAAATGCACCGATTCAAGGATCTGCGGCGGATATCATCAAAATCGCCATGATTAAGATTGATGCTGCTTTAAAAGACTACAAAACCCGCATGCTCTTGCAGGTGCATGATGAATTGGTATTTGATGCGCCTAAGGAAGAGCTGGAAACGGTGACGCCCATTATCACCGACTTAATGCAAAATGCCATCGAAACCAAAGTGCCATTGGTGGTGGAAAGCGGATATGGTGCCAATTGGTTGGAGGCACATTAA
- a CDS encoding T9SS type A sorting domain-containing protein: MTKYITTLFLGLGSLFLGAQSFDTTGMTQWAQRYNSYETWMQGAFDAYRDTSDMTDFGWGNYSITSHLIEGDSIYILKTVSGQYKAISIDNLASGVYSITYSDLDGSNQVSKSLDRDPYEDRNFFYYSIDHDQIKDLEPNTADWDIIFTKYPIMFPGFGAYPVAGVLHNRGVESARIESQTAGTAQLSDTLSFPFSASIASIGYDWKDAFAGVVFDTLTYFVKDQNGQINELEFVNYGGSANGNMSFTVNGVLDSISLGAGNDGQVYYSLNNRAEVAQNTDLDWDIALFAQSSFAAVPVRINDIGGAELYVYPHKDIMHWTSIGIEENPMQLLSVWPNPAKDHLNLALSTEASQNISLRVFSMEGRLVKQENLSVQPGISEQRIDLSAVPAGMYQVQIEGENYRAQSRILIQP; this comes from the coding sequence CCAGTGGGCACAACGCTATAATTCCTATGAAACCTGGATGCAAGGTGCATTTGATGCTTACCGCGATACCAGTGATATGACCGATTTTGGTTGGGGGAATTACAGTATTACCAGCCACTTGATTGAGGGCGACAGTATTTACATCCTTAAAACTGTGAGCGGCCAGTACAAAGCGATTTCGATCGATAATCTGGCTTCGGGAGTTTACTCCATTACTTACAGCGATCTGGATGGAAGCAATCAAGTTTCTAAATCATTGGATCGTGACCCTTATGAAGATCGTAATTTCTTCTACTATTCCATCGACCATGATCAAATCAAGGATTTGGAACCTAATACAGCAGATTGGGATATCATCTTTACCAAGTACCCAATTATGTTCCCAGGCTTCGGAGCTTATCCGGTAGCGGGAGTATTGCACAATCGTGGAGTAGAAAGCGCTCGTATCGAAAGTCAAACTGCAGGAACAGCGCAATTATCCGATACCCTGAGCTTCCCATTTTCAGCTTCTATCGCCAGCATTGGCTACGATTGGAAAGACGCCTTTGCCGGAGTGGTTTTCGATACCCTGACTTATTTTGTGAAAGACCAGAATGGTCAGATCAATGAGCTCGAATTTGTAAACTACGGTGGTAGCGCCAATGGAAATATGAGCTTCACTGTAAACGGAGTTTTGGATAGCATTAGCCTCGGTGCAGGTAATGATGGACAGGTGTATTACAGCTTGAACAATCGTGCTGAAGTAGCTCAAAACACTGACCTCGACTGGGATATCGCTTTATTCGCTCAGAGTAGCTTTGCCGCGGTTCCGGTACGCATTAATGATATCGGTGGAGCGGAGCTTTATGTGTATCCTCATAAAGATATCATGCATTGGACCAGCATTGGTATTGAAGAAAATCCCATGCAATTGCTATCCGTGTGGCCAAATCCTGCCAAGGATCATTTAAACCTGGCATTGAGTACCGAGGCTAGTCAAAATATTAGCCTGCGTGTATTCTCAATGGAAGGTCGCTTGGTAAAGCAAGAGAACTTAAGTGTACAACCTGGAATTAGCGAGCAGCGCATCGATTTAAGTGCTGTTCCTGCTGGAATGTACCAGGTTCAAATTGAAGGTGAAAATTACAGAGCTCAAAGCCGTATTCTGATTCAACCTTAG
- a CDS encoding TonB-dependent receptor plug domain-containing protein: protein MEKRFWLWFIGLLSFTAQAQEKSFLTLLDAHTAQVVEGAHVTLIWKGDSLNTVSDAQGRVELIAQNLLWIKVRHLSYESYKQAHPKAGSLHFLNPERGQLEEVVVTGQNGPTLSRNAVRQVRIIDAQRIQSQAAVNLKDLLSQDLNFRISEDAVLGSQISLQGMSGAKVKILIDGVPVIGRMDGNIDLSQINLNAIERVEIVEGPMAVTYGTDAVAGTINLITKQSQRRKWQTTANAYMESVGRYNTDASLQWALTAQNQLSLSLGRNYFQGYDPDGQARDLQWNPKEQYFGSLQFKHRQGNSLWRYRLDAFQETVKNKGAIGSFDSLLVPVDTGAWKYPRALDDEYLTTRLNHSLYYHYYPEQGGRWKGFLAYNYFRREKFSRIRNLHLGTEQLFPGADAQDTSIFRMISSRLMYHRKWATKLDYQLGYDFSWEFNSGERIEGEVQDILDAALFAAAEYKPWSVLSLKPGLRYAYNSRFAAPLIASMALRWELHPSWILRASYGKGFRAPSLKELYFLFVDENHNILGNADLKAETSHNYQLGLSYHYDKADWHWQTEARFFFNDLRDEIRLIAILSPTDTEPRGLYRNENVARSQSAGLNWNWRLAKGGWSTELGMAWIGLKNEYAFSDPAADQFNFYPQYRWSISYQFARWKLKPALFMNYTGERKDLALDSEGNLNTRQYSDYTLADFSLQKTFWQERITLSAGIKNLFDVGNIAVSGTGGGGTHSTAAGSLPINYGRTYFLRCQWKLD, encoded by the coding sequence ATGGAAAAGCGCTTTTGGCTTTGGTTTATTGGTCTGCTAAGTTTCACAGCTCAGGCGCAGGAAAAATCCTTCCTGACCCTTTTAGATGCGCATACAGCTCAGGTAGTGGAAGGTGCCCATGTTACTTTGATTTGGAAGGGCGACAGCTTAAACACCGTTTCTGATGCTCAAGGCCGCGTTGAGCTCATAGCTCAGAACTTGCTTTGGATTAAGGTTAGACACCTTTCCTACGAATCCTATAAACAAGCTCATCCTAAAGCGGGCAGCCTGCACTTTTTAAATCCGGAAAGAGGGCAATTGGAAGAAGTAGTGGTAACCGGTCAAAATGGCCCTACTCTGAGCCGAAATGCGGTCCGTCAAGTTAGGATTATCGACGCTCAAAGAATCCAAAGTCAGGCGGCAGTAAACTTAAAAGATCTACTAAGTCAGGATCTTAATTTCCGCATTAGTGAAGATGCGGTATTAGGTAGCCAAATTAGCCTGCAAGGTATGAGCGGCGCTAAAGTGAAAATCTTGATCGATGGCGTACCCGTTATCGGTCGAATGGATGGCAATATCGACCTCAGTCAGATAAATCTCAATGCCATCGAAAGAGTAGAGATTGTAGAAGGTCCCATGGCGGTTACCTATGGCACCGATGCCGTGGCCGGAACGATTAATTTGATCACCAAGCAATCGCAAAGACGAAAGTGGCAAACTACTGCCAATGCTTATATGGAATCTGTTGGTCGCTATAATACCGATGCTTCCTTGCAGTGGGCCCTGACTGCTCAAAATCAGTTGAGCTTAAGTTTGGGGCGTAATTATTTTCAGGGCTACGACCCCGATGGGCAGGCCCGGGATTTACAATGGAATCCCAAAGAACAATACTTTGGGAGCTTGCAGTTTAAACATCGCCAAGGGAATTCACTTTGGCGCTATCGCTTGGATGCCTTTCAGGAGACAGTGAAAAACAAAGGGGCCATTGGTTCCTTCGACTCGCTTTTAGTACCTGTTGATACTGGTGCCTGGAAATACCCTCGGGCCCTGGATGATGAATACCTTACTACTCGCCTTAATCACTCCCTTTATTATCATTACTACCCGGAGCAAGGTGGTCGGTGGAAGGGCTTTTTAGCCTATAATTATTTTCGTCGTGAAAAATTCAGTCGCATTCGCAATTTGCATTTGGGAACAGAGCAGCTATTCCCGGGAGCGGATGCCCAGGATACCAGCATCTTTCGAATGATTAGCTCCCGCTTGATGTACCATCGGAAATGGGCCACTAAGCTGGATTATCAATTGGGCTATGATTTTAGCTGGGAGTTCAATTCTGGCGAACGTATTGAAGGGGAGGTACAAGATATTTTAGATGCGGCACTTTTTGCTGCTGCCGAGTATAAGCCTTGGTCAGTTTTAAGCTTAAAGCCCGGTTTGCGCTATGCCTATAACAGCCGATTTGCTGCGCCGCTCATTGCCTCCATGGCCCTGCGTTGGGAGCTGCATCCTTCTTGGATTCTGCGTGCATCCTATGGCAAAGGCTTTCGGGCGCCCAGCCTTAAGGAGCTTTATTTCCTCTTTGTAGATGAAAACCATAATATTTTAGGGAATGCGGATTTAAAGGCAGAAACCAGTCATAATTACCAATTAGGGCTGAGCTATCATTATGATAAAGCCGATTGGCATTGGCAAACAGAGGCGCGTTTCTTCTTTAATGACCTTCGCGATGAGATTCGCTTAATCGCCATTCTTTCACCAACGGATACCGAACCCCGTGGTTTGTACCGCAATGAGAATGTAGCTCGCAGTCAGAGTGCCGGCTTAAACTGGAACTGGCGATTGGCGAAGGGGGGCTGGAGCACAGAACTAGGGATGGCCTGGATTGGTCTTAAGAATGAGTATGCTTTTAGCGATCCGGCGGCCGATCAATTCAATTTTTATCCGCAATATCGCTGGAGCATTTCCTATCAATTTGCCAGGTGGAAATTAAAGCCCGCCCTCTTTATGAATTATACCGGAGAACGGAAAGACCTGGCCTTGGATTCGGAAGGGAATCTCAATACGCGCCAATACAGTGATTATACTTTGGCGGATTTCAGCCTACAGAAAACTTTTTGGCAAGAGCGCATTACCCTTAGCGCTGGTATAAAGAACTTATTCGATGTAGGCAATATCGCGGTAAGCGGAACGGGTGGTGGGGGTACCCATAGTACTGCTGCAGGCAGTCTGCCTATAAATTACGGACGAACTTATTTTCTGCGTTGTCAATGGAAACTCGATTAA